In the genome of Populus trichocarpa isolate Nisqually-1 chromosome 6, P.trichocarpa_v4.1, whole genome shotgun sequence, one region contains:
- the LOC127905441 gene encoding disease resistance protein Pik-1-like, with amino-acid sequence MKQVIVFKVQMACGKSRVKARTVVAKACGVNSLALQGDDRIVVSGDGIDAAHLTYCLRKKVGHTDIISIMLMHQ; translated from the exons ATGAAG CAAGTGATCGTGTTCAAGGTTCAGATGGCATGTGGGAAAAGCAGGGTCAAGGCTCGCACGGTGGTGGCAAAAGCTTGTG GAGTGAACTCTCTGGCATTACAAGGAGACGACAGAATCGTGGTCTCTGGAGATGGGATTGATGCAGCCCATTTGACATACTGCTTGAGGAAAAAAGTTGGGCATACTGATATTATCAGCATTATGCTCATGCACCAGTAA